Proteins from a genomic interval of Rhodothermales bacterium:
- a CDS encoding glycosyltransferase family 4 protein, translating to MPFRVLMVLDHAYPPDIRVENEARSLVEAGIEVGLLALAPDRRPPEDLVDGVRVFRRRVPGRLRNWLRGLSGTLSVPGKLLAREIRSLHQRWPFDALHLHDLYLFGGGLEAGRALGVPVIGDLHENWVEALQHYAWSTSFPGNLAVSIPKWERLEQEWVTAVDHLVVVVEEAAERNRELGVPADRLVVVPNTVQRASFDAFSIDAELVNRVRRGAGFTVVYTGGMDIHRGLDNAIRAMAQVAETRPDAQLVLVGDGRVRPDLESLAAKLRAPVQFEGWQPQESIRSYIEAADVCLVPHRRTPHTDATLPHKLFHYMYAARPVVVTDCRPLDRIVTAEACGLVTPDGDTRALADAILAMGSDASVAAAMGARGRRAVEERWNWEAGVQGLLALYQRLAATR from the coding sequence ATGCCCTTTCGCGTTCTCATGGTGCTGGACCATGCCTACCCGCCCGACATTCGGGTGGAGAATGAGGCGCGCAGTCTGGTGGAGGCGGGCATCGAGGTCGGCCTGCTGGCCCTCGCGCCCGACAGGCGGCCGCCCGAGGATCTGGTCGATGGCGTCCGTGTGTTCCGTCGCCGTGTGCCGGGCAGGCTGCGAAACTGGCTCCGCGGGCTATCAGGCACGCTTTCTGTGCCGGGCAAGCTGCTGGCGCGCGAAATCCGCTCGCTTCACCAGCGGTGGCCCTTCGACGCCCTGCACCTTCATGACCTGTACCTGTTCGGTGGTGGCCTGGAAGCGGGTCGGGCGCTGGGCGTGCCTGTCATCGGGGACCTGCATGAGAACTGGGTGGAGGCACTTCAACACTACGCCTGGAGCACGTCCTTCCCGGGCAACCTCGCGGTGTCGATCCCCAAGTGGGAGCGACTGGAGCAGGAATGGGTGACCGCGGTCGATCACCTTGTGGTGGTGGTGGAGGAGGCTGCCGAGCGCAATCGTGAATTGGGTGTGCCGGCAGACCGCTTGGTGGTGGTTCCGAATACGGTGCAGCGCGCCAGCTTCGACGCGTTCAGCATCGACGCGGAGCTGGTCAACAGGGTGCGCCGCGGGGCTGGTTTCACCGTCGTCTACACAGGCGGCATGGATATTCACCGCGGCCTGGACAACGCCATCCGTGCCATGGCGCAGGTGGCAGAAACGCGTCCGGATGCGCAACTCGTGCTGGTGGGGGATGGACGGGTTCGCCCGGACCTGGAGTCGCTCGCAGCCAAACTGAGAGCACCCGTGCAGTTTGAAGGGTGGCAGCCCCAGGAGTCGATCCGGTCCTATATCGAGGCTGCGGATGTCTGCCTCGTTCCGCATCGGCGCACCCCTCACACGGATGCGACGCTACCGCACAAGCTGTTCCACTACATGTATGCCGCGCGGCCGGTCGTGGTGACCGATTGTCGGCCCCTGGACCGTATCGTCACCGCCGAGGCATGCGGCCTGGTGACTCCGGACGGTGACACGCGAGCCCTGGCAGATGCCATATTGGCGATGGGCTCCGATGCCTCGGTTGCCGCCGCGATGGGTGCGCGCGGGCGGCGGGCCGTGGAGGAGCGCTGGAACTGGGAGGCCGGCGTGCAGGGCCTCCTGGCGCTGTATCAGCGGCTGGCAGCGACTCGGTAG
- a CDS encoding polysaccharide biosynthesis protein has translation MLERLVRQGGAYALAGALLKGAGLLLAPLLLNATYLSVPDYGSYALLMITAQLVIYVAGLGLATALIRFMTGDARGTDRDRLPVTALILAMGSAVVAAALLVLAARPLAVALTDSPEGAALMIPLAAYVAAKCASSIPLAVLRVRERAGLYTLAVVVEMVALVGLAWWQLAGLQSGLPGLLLAYAISAAVGLVVMLLLTAPGTNWRVSTAAMRPLLAFGTPLILASLSIWFLNAGDRYLLKWLADREAVAAYEWSARLAGLINMLLVQSFQLAFTVLGLKALQAGAEAFYRRTMRHFSIWTGAAVLMLVVWTPDGMRVLQALFSVDDTYLQASVLVFPLALGFAAYGVYVIVNNTLLAAGRTGVIGANVLIAALVNIALNVALIPQFGAMGAAVATTFSYALLAALAAFAARRDLKVRYPWRIPAVVVTLLVVLGAASLAMDGIQPALRIPGRMLLIGAYVAAVPALGLYTPHDLAAGWAKIRAITGQPPGHSEKQGSDPAH, from the coding sequence ATGTTGGAGCGGCTGGTGCGCCAGGGCGGGGCGTACGCGCTCGCCGGCGCGCTGCTCAAAGGAGCCGGCCTGCTGCTGGCGCCCTTGCTGCTCAACGCCACCTACCTGTCGGTCCCCGACTACGGCAGCTACGCGCTGCTCATGATCACGGCACAGTTGGTGATCTACGTCGCAGGCCTGGGCCTGGCCACGGCGCTCATCCGCTTCATGACCGGGGACGCGCGCGGCACGGACCGGGATCGGCTCCCCGTCACCGCACTCATACTGGCGATGGGCTCCGCAGTCGTCGCGGCCGCCCTGCTGGTCCTGGCGGCCAGGCCGCTGGCCGTGGCCCTCACGGACTCTCCGGAGGGTGCCGCACTGATGATACCGCTCGCCGCCTACGTGGCCGCAAAATGCGCATCGTCCATCCCGCTGGCGGTGCTGCGGGTGCGCGAACGTGCCGGACTATACACGTTGGCCGTTGTCGTGGAAATGGTGGCTCTGGTCGGGTTGGCCTGGTGGCAACTGGCCGGGCTTCAGTCAGGCCTGCCGGGGTTGCTCTTGGCCTACGCGATCTCCGCTGCGGTCGGCCTGGTGGTGATGCTGCTCCTGACCGCACCAGGCACGAATTGGCGGGTATCGACCGCTGCGATGCGGCCTCTGCTGGCATTCGGCACTCCCCTGATTCTGGCGTCACTTTCGATCTGGTTTCTGAACGCGGGCGATCGCTACCTGCTCAAGTGGCTGGCGGATCGAGAGGCGGTGGCCGCCTATGAATGGTCCGCGCGGCTCGCCGGCTTGATCAACATGCTGCTGGTGCAGTCCTTCCAGCTGGCCTTCACGGTGCTTGGGCTGAAGGCGCTGCAGGCCGGTGCGGAGGCGTTTTATCGACGCACCATGCGGCACTTCTCGATCTGGACCGGGGCGGCGGTGCTCATGCTGGTGGTCTGGACCCCGGACGGCATGCGTGTACTACAGGCGCTGTTTTCCGTGGACGACACGTACCTGCAGGCGTCCGTTCTGGTCTTCCCGCTGGCCCTCGGTTTCGCGGCGTATGGGGTGTACGTGATCGTGAACAACACGCTGCTGGCGGCCGGAAGGACCGGGGTCATCGGGGCCAACGTGCTGATCGCCGCACTGGTCAATATTGCCTTGAACGTGGCCCTGATTCCGCAATTCGGCGCGATGGGCGCCGCGGTGGCAACCACGTTCTCCTACGCGCTGCTGGCGGCGCTCGCCGCATTTGCCGCGCGCCGCGACCTCAAGGTCCGATACCCCTGGCGAATTCCGGCCGTTGTGGTGACGCTTCTTGTCGTGCTCGGTGCGGCCAGCCTGGCCATGGACGGAATCCAGCCGGCGCTGCGCATCCCCGGCCGCATGCTCCTGATCGGCGCCTATGTGGCGGCCGTTCCCGCCCTGGGCCTCTACACGCCACACGACCTCGCGGCAGGTTGGGCGAAAATCCGCGCGATCACCGGACAACCCCCGGGTCATTCGGAGAAACAGGGCTCCGACCCCGCGCATTAA
- a CDS encoding alpha/beta fold hydrolase, which yields MSEFRVLALHGFMGTGADWNPVREALGVDVAFFGPDLPGHGSSTGLPDACYTLEGVVDWLAPDSHTLVVGYSMGGRIALHAQAAAGVVAISAHPGLPEGERGARLALDVERATAMRADFPAFLSSWLEQPLFASLSPGQREDLIAQRRRQDPAELAKALVGFSTGRQRDLRQSRSQTAPSGGNLSADQGTGSGRPVLAVAGERDKRYVRLAQETAPSIIIPDAGHNLLVEAPQLVAEAIRSMLESLSA from the coding sequence ATGAGCGAGTTTCGCGTGCTGGCGTTGCACGGCTTCATGGGAACCGGCGCAGATTGGAACCCGGTCCGGGAGGCGCTCGGCGTCGATGTGGCGTTTTTTGGTCCGGATCTGCCAGGACACGGTTCGAGCACAGGACTGCCCGATGCCTGCTACACGCTGGAGGGAGTAGTCGATTGGCTGGCGCCGGACTCGCACACCCTGGTGGTTGGCTACTCCATGGGCGGGCGCATCGCGCTACACGCACAAGCCGCGGCCGGCGTGGTGGCGATCTCGGCGCATCCCGGACTGCCGGAGGGCGAGCGAGGGGCCCGGTTGGCGCTGGATGTGGAGCGGGCGACCGCCATGCGCGCTGATTTTCCTGCGTTTCTGAGCTCGTGGCTGGAGCAGCCGTTGTTCGCGAGCCTGTCGCCCGGACAGCGGGAAGACCTCATCGCCCAGCGACGCCGGCAGGATCCTGCTGAGTTGGCCAAGGCGCTGGTGGGCTTTTCAACCGGGCGGCAACGGGACCTGCGGCAGTCCAGGTCTCAGACCGCGCCTTCGGGAGGCAACCTGAGTGCGGACCAAGGGACCGGGTCCGGGCGGCCGGTCCTGGCGGTGGCCGGCGAGCGGGACAAGCGCTATGTGCGGCTGGCCCAGGAAACCGCCCCCAGCATCATCATCCCTGATGCCGGACACAACCTGCTGGTAGAAGCTCCCCAGCTCGTGGCGGAGGCCATCCGGTCGATGCTCGAGAGCCTGTCCGCCTGA
- a CDS encoding 1,4-dihydroxy-2-naphthoate polyprenyltransferase: MKATRPKTLWAAASPVLIGWALAAGYGVFHPPAALLAMVGALLIQVATNYHNDYADFLKGTDKPDRAGPKRVTAAGLATPEQMRRATVLAFSLAVLSGVYLMVRGGLPIVAIGVLSILFGVMYTAGSKSLAYLGIADFFVLVFFGPVAVGGTYWVQALQIHPEVLWAGLAPGLLSMAILLVNNIRDVDEDRAAGKRTLVVRAGRSFGVTLWAVCVVGAAFTPIAMWLLGVGSGLSLLAPLILMPALPLYLRLRQPGPPASLNPVLAGTARLLLFYAVLFSVGWLIPLIIA; this comes from the coding sequence TTGAAGGCTACCCGGCCGAAGACGCTGTGGGCCGCCGCGTCCCCGGTGCTCATTGGGTGGGCGCTGGCAGCCGGCTACGGGGTGTTTCACCCGCCCGCGGCCCTGCTGGCGATGGTAGGTGCGCTGCTGATTCAGGTAGCGACCAACTACCACAACGACTACGCGGACTTTCTGAAGGGTACCGACAAACCGGACCGGGCCGGCCCCAAGCGGGTCACGGCGGCCGGCCTCGCCACGCCGGAGCAGATGCGCCGCGCGACGGTGCTTGCGTTCAGTCTGGCCGTGCTCTCCGGCGTGTACCTCATGGTCCGGGGAGGCCTGCCGATCGTTGCCATCGGCGTGCTTTCGATCCTGTTCGGAGTGATGTACACCGCCGGTTCGAAGTCACTGGCGTACCTGGGCATCGCCGATTTCTTTGTGCTGGTCTTCTTCGGGCCGGTTGCGGTAGGCGGCACCTACTGGGTCCAGGCCCTTCAGATTCACCCCGAGGTGCTCTGGGCCGGGCTGGCACCGGGTCTACTGTCAATGGCCATTCTGCTGGTCAACAACATCCGGGACGTCGATGAGGACCGTGCCGCCGGCAAGCGCACGCTGGTTGTGCGTGCCGGACGGTCCTTCGGGGTAACGCTCTGGGCGGTGTGCGTGGTGGGCGCGGCATTCACACCCATCGCCATGTGGCTTCTCGGCGTTGGCTCGGGGCTGAGTTTGCTGGCCCCACTCATCCTCATGCCTGCCCTCCCGCTGTACCTGAGGCTGCGCCAGCCGGGTCCGCCCGCGTCCCTGAACCCGGTTCTGGCAGGAACGGCACGATTGCTGCTTTTCTACGCCGTGTTATTCTCCGTCGGGTGGTTGATTCCACTCATCATCGCATGA
- the menB gene encoding 1,4-dihydroxy-2-naphthoyl-CoA synthase, whose amino-acid sequence MSSIDWQVAGSYEDIFYHKAEGIAKITINRPQVRNAFRPKTVTEMRHALQEARDDHEIGVIILTGEGPDAFCSGGDQSIRGDAGYKEQGSGVMRLNVLDFQREIRSCPKPVIAMVAGWAVGGGHVLHVVCDLTIAADNARFMQTGPKVGSFDGGYGSSYLARIVGQKKAREIWYLCRPYNAQQALDMGLVNTVVPLGQLEAETVQWCREILQKSPLAIRCLKAAMNADCDGQAGLQELAGNATLLFYMSEEGQEGRNAFNERRPPDFGQFPKRP is encoded by the coding sequence ATGAGCTCCATCGACTGGCAGGTAGCCGGATCCTACGAGGACATCTTCTACCACAAAGCCGAGGGCATCGCCAAAATCACGATCAACCGCCCTCAGGTGCGCAACGCGTTTCGACCGAAGACGGTCACCGAAATGCGCCACGCGCTCCAGGAAGCACGCGACGACCATGAGATCGGCGTCATCATCCTGACCGGCGAAGGCCCGGACGCTTTCTGCTCCGGCGGTGACCAGAGTATCCGTGGCGATGCGGGCTACAAGGAGCAGGGCTCGGGCGTGATGCGCCTCAACGTGCTGGACTTTCAGCGCGAAATCCGCTCCTGCCCCAAGCCCGTCATCGCGATGGTGGCCGGCTGGGCCGTGGGCGGCGGGCACGTATTGCACGTGGTCTGTGACCTTACGATCGCCGCCGACAATGCCCGGTTCATGCAGACCGGCCCAAAAGTCGGTTCATTTGACGGCGGCTACGGCTCGTCCTATCTGGCGCGCATCGTGGGCCAGAAGAAGGCGCGCGAAATCTGGTACCTCTGCCGGCCGTACAACGCCCAGCAGGCGCTGGATATGGGACTGGTCAACACCGTGGTTCCGCTGGGCCAGCTTGAGGCAGAGACAGTGCAGTGGTGTCGCGAGATCCTCCAGAAATCGCCCCTGGCCATCCGTTGCCTGAAGGCCGCAATGAATGCGGACTGCGACGGCCAGGCCGGTCTGCAGGAACTGGCAGGGAACGCCACGTTGCTGTTCTATATGAGCGAAGAAGGGCAGGAGGGGCGCAACGCGTTCAATGAGCGGCGTCCGCCGGACTTCGGCCAGTTCCCCAAACGTCCGTGA
- a CDS encoding glycosyltransferase family 4 protein — MKRVLYIAYYFPPSGGPGVQRSLKFVRYLPDHGWLPTVVTVDPRHAAWPAVDPTMLAEVPEQVLVRRTGSWDPYAAYARLKGKTKADSVGVGFAAGEKPGPFEWLARFVRANVFLPDARIGWVQSARKAVESLAEAHRYDAVVTSGPPHSSHLVGFHARRKLRLPWLADFRDPWSDLSYYDQLPFLPWSRAADRRLEAKVLTAADRVVTVSDAVAALLRKRGGSDVTVIPNGFDAADFEGVEPRRGDGFRLVYVGTMTEAQNPEAVWRAVAARRAAGQDIRVELVGAQDASVTASLEKCGLTDSVTRRAYVPHREAVAWMKGADLLLLSVPRTAEAGGILTGKVFEYLAAGPPILAVGPRESDLGQLLARSGAGSLVCHGDAEGAGALIDRHYAQPASGDPRDADYLARYSRPVLAGRLAEELNLISG, encoded by the coding sequence GTGAAGCGGGTCCTCTACATTGCCTACTACTTCCCGCCTTCCGGCGGCCCCGGCGTTCAGCGATCACTGAAGTTCGTACGCTATCTGCCGGACCACGGCTGGTTGCCGACGGTGGTTACGGTGGATCCCCGACATGCAGCCTGGCCGGCCGTGGACCCAACCATGCTGGCGGAAGTCCCGGAACAGGTACTGGTGCGACGGACGGGGTCATGGGACCCGTACGCCGCATATGCGCGGCTGAAGGGCAAGACAAAGGCAGACTCGGTTGGGGTGGGATTTGCCGCCGGTGAAAAGCCCGGTCCCTTTGAGTGGCTCGCCCGCTTTGTGCGAGCCAATGTGTTCCTGCCGGACGCCAGGATAGGGTGGGTCCAAAGTGCACGGAAGGCGGTCGAAAGCCTCGCAGAAGCGCATCGGTACGATGCTGTCGTCACCAGCGGGCCCCCACACAGCAGCCATCTCGTTGGCTTCCATGCCCGCAGAAAGCTGCGGCTACCCTGGTTGGCCGACTTCCGGGACCCGTGGAGCGATCTTTCTTACTACGACCAACTTCCGTTCCTCCCCTGGTCCAGGGCCGCTGATCGGCGATTGGAAGCCAAAGTGCTCACGGCGGCCGACCGCGTGGTGACCGTGTCCGATGCGGTGGCAGCGCTGCTCCGCAAGCGCGGCGGATCGGATGTGACCGTCATTCCGAACGGCTTTGACGCGGCTGACTTTGAGGGTGTCGAACCCCGCCGGGGGGACGGATTTCGACTTGTTTACGTGGGCACCATGACGGAGGCCCAAAACCCGGAAGCGGTATGGCGCGCTGTGGCTGCCCGACGGGCGGCTGGGCAGGACATCCGGGTCGAGCTTGTCGGCGCCCAGGACGCGAGCGTGACCGCATCGCTCGAAAAATGCGGACTCACGGACTCCGTGACGCGAAGGGCTTATGTGCCACACCGTGAGGCAGTGGCCTGGATGAAAGGCGCCGACCTGTTATTGCTCAGTGTTCCTCGGACCGCCGAAGCGGGTGGCATCCTGACCGGCAAGGTGTTCGAATACCTGGCGGCCGGACCGCCCATTCTGGCCGTCGGACCCAGGGAATCGGACCTCGGCCAGTTGCTGGCGCGATCGGGTGCAGGCAGCCTGGTTTGCCATGGAGACGCCGAGGGCGCGGGTGCATTGATTGACCGCCACTACGCACAACCGGCCTCGGGTGACCCCAGAGACGCCGACTATCTTGCCCGGTACAGTCGACCGGTTCTGGCCGGACGCCTTGCCGAAGAACTAAACCTGATTTCTGGATGA
- the wecB gene encoding UDP-N-acetylglucosamine 2-epimerase (non-hydrolyzing) encodes MTVLSVVGARPQFVKAAVVSRAIRDAGIREVLVHTGQHYDERMSRVFFDELGIPRPDVNLAVGSGSHAAQTGGMMTALEGLLQAGEKPDWVLVYGDTNSTIAAALVAAKLHVPLAHVEAGLRSFNRRMPEEINRVVTDRLSTLLYCPTRTAVDHLAAEGIRDGVLLSGDVMLDATRHFSALAEERVNLATLTDHAPGAYHVATVHRAENTDDPARLAAILDGLGRLKKPVLLPAHPRVRALLSSVPKNVLVREPATYLELLTLVRNADRVYTDSGGLQKEAVWLGRPCVTLRDETEWVETCEGGWNRVVGANADAMEAAETRDPDGDPPRFGLPEEGESGSEFIARTLA; translated from the coding sequence ATGACCGTGCTCTCGGTCGTGGGCGCCCGCCCACAGTTTGTGAAAGCGGCCGTTGTGAGCCGGGCCATTCGCGACGCGGGGATCCGCGAGGTGCTTGTCCATACCGGTCAACACTACGACGAGCGCATGTCGCGCGTGTTCTTCGATGAGCTGGGCATCCCGCGGCCGGATGTAAACCTGGCCGTCGGCTCAGGCAGCCATGCGGCGCAAACGGGTGGCATGATGACCGCCCTTGAGGGCCTGTTGCAGGCGGGCGAGAAGCCGGACTGGGTATTGGTCTACGGCGATACCAATTCCACGATCGCGGCCGCATTGGTGGCGGCGAAGCTGCATGTCCCCCTGGCCCACGTCGAAGCCGGACTGCGCTCGTTCAACCGGCGCATGCCGGAGGAGATCAACCGTGTAGTTACCGACCGACTGTCGACCCTGCTGTACTGCCCCACCCGGACGGCCGTCGATCACCTGGCCGCTGAAGGGATTCGCGATGGTGTGCTGCTTTCCGGAGACGTGATGCTGGACGCTACCCGACACTTTTCTGCCCTGGCAGAGGAGCGCGTAAACCTCGCGACACTGACCGACCACGCGCCCGGCGCCTACCATGTGGCCACCGTGCATCGGGCCGAAAACACCGATGACCCAGCGCGTCTGGCTGCGATTCTCGACGGGCTCGGCCGACTGAAGAAGCCGGTATTGTTGCCCGCCCACCCACGGGTCCGAGCGCTGCTGTCGAGCGTGCCTAAGAATGTTTTGGTGCGCGAGCCGGCCACTTACCTCGAACTGCTCACCCTGGTGCGGAACGCCGATCGGGTCTACACCGATTCCGGCGGCCTGCAGAAGGAAGCGGTGTGGCTGGGCCGGCCATGCGTCACCCTGCGCGACGAAACCGAGTGGGTGGAGACCTGTGAGGGCGGCTGGAATCGGGTGGTCGGCGCGAATGCAGACGCGATGGAAGCAGCCGAGACCCGGGACCCGGACGGAGATCCGCCGCGGTTTGGACTGCCCGAGGAGGGTGAATCCGGCAGCGAGTTCATCGCCCGTACCCTCGCCTGA
- the wecB gene encoding UDP-N-acetylglucosamine 2-epimerase (non-hydrolyzing): MIRLLCIAGARPNFVKIAPLHRAFSAHPGLESRIVHTGQHYDRRMSDLFFEQLGLPEPDLHLGVGSGSHARQTAAVMEALEPVLMEDRPDAVVVVGDVNSTLAAALTAVKLHIPVAHVEAGLRSGDRGMPEEINRLATDAISDLCYVSEPSGMAHLRAEGVPESRIVFAGNVMIDSLVAIREQARVVGQAKAMGLSGPFALVTLHRPATVDQADTLARAVDYLEELAASLPIVMPMHPRTRGCLESHGLLERLQAISGILVASPMGYLEFMSLMLDAALVFTDSGGIQEETTFLGIPCLTMRPSTERPVTVTEGTNELFPLGSTGLTEKARAVLSGRWKAGRIPEGWDGKAAERIAAHLAETLG; encoded by the coding sequence ATGATCCGACTTCTGTGCATAGCCGGGGCGCGCCCCAATTTCGTCAAGATCGCCCCGTTGCATCGGGCGTTTTCCGCGCATCCGGGGCTTGAAAGCCGCATCGTGCATACCGGTCAGCATTATGACCGGCGCATGAGCGACCTCTTTTTTGAGCAACTGGGTCTTCCGGAGCCCGACCTCCATCTTGGTGTGGGATCGGGCAGCCATGCGCGGCAGACCGCGGCCGTGATGGAGGCGCTCGAGCCCGTGCTCATGGAGGATCGACCCGACGCGGTGGTAGTGGTGGGCGACGTCAACTCCACTCTGGCCGCAGCGCTGACGGCCGTGAAGCTGCACATTCCCGTGGCACACGTGGAGGCCGGCCTGCGAAGCGGGGACCGCGGCATGCCGGAGGAGATCAACCGGCTGGCGACGGACGCAATTTCGGACCTGTGTTATGTATCGGAGCCTTCTGGCATGGCGCATCTGAGGGCGGAGGGTGTGCCGGAGTCCCGAATCGTGTTTGCCGGTAACGTGATGATCGATTCGCTGGTCGCCATCCGTGAGCAGGCGCGGGTGGTGGGCCAGGCAAAGGCCATGGGGCTCTCCGGGCCGTTCGCGCTGGTCACGTTGCACCGTCCCGCGACGGTGGATCAGGCGGACACGCTTGCGCGGGCCGTCGATTACCTGGAGGAGCTGGCCGCTTCGCTGCCGATAGTGATGCCGATGCACCCGCGCACACGCGGCTGCCTGGAGTCGCATGGCTTGCTGGAGCGGCTGCAGGCTATTTCCGGGATTCTGGTGGCATCGCCTATGGGGTACCTGGAGTTTATGAGCCTGATGCTGGACGCAGCCCTCGTGTTCACCGACAGCGGCGGGATTCAGGAGGAAACGACGTTCCTCGGCATCCCCTGTCTTACGATGCGGCCGAGCACCGAGCGGCCGGTGACCGTGACTGAGGGCACGAACGAGCTGTTTCCGCTGGGGTCGACCGGTCTGACCGAGAAGGCGCGGGCCGTTCTCTCGGGGCGCTGGAAGGCAGGGCGCATCCCTGAGGGCTGGGACGGAAAGGCGGCGGAGCGCATTGCGGCGCACCTGGCGGAGACGCTCGGGTAG
- the menD gene encoding 2-succinyl-5-enolpyruvyl-6-hydroxy-3-cyclohexene-1-carboxylic-acid synthase gives MRESKPNRAQRWARALFDELARAGVSEVCMAPGSRSTPLVAAAVADGRFRIQTHVDERGAAFYCLGFGRATGIPAVWLTTSGTAVANGLPAAVEASQDGVPLVLLTADRPPELIGTGANQTIRQEGIFGSYPRHTEFLPAPEDADSIDVVRRAVDRAVQAATGEWPGPVHINAPFRKPLEPTEVLPGDREGNVGGPGETAHASGEHAGGAEAVGSEVSAFLRTMGSPARGLLLAGRLRPAEAAAVQALADSSGWPLVADICSQLRMGPVRPGVITLGDLLAGHAPAPDVIIQVGRMPVSQRLTRWLASAEPSVWAVLADGTERIDPHGAATHRLSVSAAALQGKLPACDEAFAAKWGSAERTVRQALPDLLGRRLTEPAVANHLSRTLPQDHGLVLAASMPVRDMNTFAGPGPKPRLVVSNRGASGIDGTLATAAGVSRGLDAPVTVVCGDLAFLHDLNSLALIARHPVRVVAINNDGGAIFSFLPISAHKELFEPYFATPHGLSFEHAAAMFGIPYVRARRLEDLEVQGPAIVEVNTKRAENTIEHQRLRQAAADLLA, from the coding sequence TTGCGGGAGTCGAAGCCGAATAGGGCCCAGCGATGGGCGAGGGCGCTTTTTGATGAACTGGCGCGGGCAGGCGTCAGCGAAGTCTGCATGGCGCCTGGATCCCGGTCCACGCCGCTGGTTGCGGCGGCAGTCGCGGACGGCAGGTTTCGCATTCAGACGCACGTGGACGAGCGTGGTGCTGCGTTCTACTGCCTGGGATTTGGTCGCGCTACCGGTATTCCCGCCGTATGGCTGACGACTTCCGGGACGGCGGTGGCGAACGGTTTGCCGGCGGCCGTGGAGGCCTCTCAGGACGGCGTGCCCCTGGTGCTTTTGACCGCAGATCGTCCTCCCGAACTTATCGGCACAGGTGCCAACCAGACCATCCGGCAGGAGGGGATCTTCGGTAGCTATCCAAGGCATACGGAGTTCTTGCCCGCGCCGGAGGATGCCGATTCAATCGATGTTGTCAGGCGGGCCGTCGATCGAGCGGTACAAGCGGCGACCGGGGAGTGGCCGGGGCCGGTGCACATCAACGCGCCGTTTCGTAAGCCGCTGGAGCCTACGGAGGTGCTTCCTGGGGATCGGGAGGGGAATGTCGGCGGACCCGGGGAGACGGCCCATGCATCTGGCGAGCACGCCGGGGGGGCAGAGGCGGTCGGCTCTGAGGTCAGTGCGTTTTTGCGGACGATGGGCTCACCGGCCAGGGGGCTGTTGCTTGCTGGTCGTCTGCGGCCTGCTGAGGCAGCCGCCGTTCAGGCCCTTGCCGACTCGTCTGGCTGGCCACTCGTAGCAGACATCTGCTCACAACTGCGCATGGGTCCCGTTCGCCCCGGCGTTATCACGCTGGGAGATTTGCTCGCAGGTCACGCTCCCGCCCCCGACGTGATCATTCAGGTGGGTCGCATGCCCGTTTCGCAGCGACTGACTCGTTGGCTGGCCTCGGCCGAGCCGTCCGTTTGGGCGGTGTTGGCGGACGGCACCGAGCGCATCGATCCGCATGGCGCGGCAACCCATCGACTCTCTGTGTCGGCCGCCGCTTTGCAGGGAAAGTTGCCGGCCTGTGATGAGGCGTTTGCAGCGAAGTGGGGCTCGGCGGAAAGGACCGTGCGCCAGGCATTGCCGGATCTGCTGGGGAGGCGTCTGACCGAGCCGGCCGTCGCGAACCACCTCTCGCGCACGCTTCCGCAGGATCACGGCCTTGTGCTTGCGGCCAGCATGCCCGTGCGCGACATGAACACGTTTGCGGGCCCCGGACCGAAGCCGCGACTGGTCGTGTCGAATCGCGGTGCGAGTGGGATCGACGGAACACTCGCCACGGCGGCCGGCGTGAGCCGCGGCCTGGATGCTCCTGTGACCGTGGTTTGCGGGGATCTTGCCTTCCTGCACGACCTGAACAGTTTGGCCTTGATTGCCCGGCACCCTGTCCGGGTCGTGGCGATCAACAACGACGGTGGGGCCATCTTTTCCTTCCTGCCGATCTCTGCCCACAAGGAATTGTTCGAACCCTACTTCGCCACGCCACACGGATTGTCATTCGAGCACGCCGCGGCGATGTTCGGCATTCCCTACGTGCGTGCCCGCCGACTCGAAGATCTCGAGGTGCAGGGTCCGGCAATCGTCGAGGTGAACACCAAGCGCGCGGAAAACACGATCGAGCATCAGCGCTTGCGACAGGCCGCGGCCGACCTCCTGGCATGA